From Dreissena polymorpha isolate Duluth1 chromosome 15, UMN_Dpol_1.0, whole genome shotgun sequence, a single genomic window includes:
- the LOC127861033 gene encoding uncharacterized protein LOC127861033 — protein sequence MFTGIEATVEDTHSLESIQESEPLMIQHASVDCADHMQSTGFTLVLSESMSTADSEEPGSLTHDRREPSEEPASLTHDRREPSEEPASLTHESMSTAASEGPASLTHDEMRQPNPQGTGTRKGMKRKWASEENICFMNFLEMN from the exons atgtttacaggcattgaggcaactgttgaagacacccacagtctagaatctatacaggagtcggagcctctcatgatacaacatgccagtgttgactgtgctgatcatatgcaatctacaggtttcactttggttctttcagagtccatgtcaactgctgacagtgaagagccaggcagtctgacccatgataggagggagccaagtgaagagccagccagtctgacccatgataggagggagccaagtgaagagccagccagtctgacccatg agtccatgtcaactgctgccagtgaagggccagccagtctgacccatgatgaaatgaggcagccaaatcctcaag ggacagggacaagaaaaggaatgaaacgaaagtgggccagcgaagagaacatatgtttcatgaactttttagagatgaattaa